The sequence CAGATAGAAAAGCCCTTTATATGGGGTGTAATAAGAGAAGAAACGGCGGAGCATTGAGACATCCTTACAATTACAGAGGGGTATTGGTACAAATATAAAAAACAGTGCCAGTATTATAAATGCAAATGGTTATTAATAGCATTTATTTTTGTCAATTATTCGCCAATAATAAAACTCTTATCTGCGAAAATAGGCTAGAAAAAAGATAAAATTGAACCATGTTAGTGTGATCATAGCGAGGAGTAGTGACAATGAAGTTGACGATGACGGATACCCCAACGACTGAAGATGTTGCAGAAATTATGGCGGGATTGAGAACCTTTAATCGTGATTTTGTTGGCGACAAGAGCCGCAAACCATTAGCTGTTTTTATCACCGGTGAGCAGGGGGAGAAGTTAGGGGGGATTACTGGCTATACATTAGGTAATTACCTGAGTATTGAATTACTGTGGGTGTCAGAGACATTACGCCATACCGGTGCTGGCAGTAAATTAATGCGGAGCGTAGAACAGGAGGCGCTACAGCGGGGATGTAAATTTGCCCAAGTCGATACATTCAGTTTTCAAGCACGGCCTTTTTATGAAAAGCATG comes from Yersinia bercovieri ATCC 43970 and encodes:
- a CDS encoding GNAT family N-acetyltransferase; this translates as MKLTMTDTPTTEDVAEIMAGLRTFNRDFVGDKSRKPLAVFITGEQGEKLGGITGYTLGNYLSIELLWVSETLRHTGAGSKLMRSVEQEALQRGCKFAQVDTFSFQARPFYEKHGYQLKMALENVVDEYHRYYLIKNLIG